The Malus domestica chromosome 17, GDT2T_hap1 genome contains the following window.
TTCTTGTAAATTAAATTGGTAtggaaaaaaggaaataaaagaaaaaagttgcAGAGAAAGTACCTGAGAGAGAAAGCAGAGGGCGCGCGACGGGAAGTGGACAAGGAATTTGAAAGGCAAAAATTAGTTGGGTTTTTGGTGGGGGTTTAACGGTTCGTTATGCTTTAAGCGCCGCTTGCTTGCTTCTGTTATGGTGTGATGAGGGTGTACCACTGTTCATTCAGTGAGCCTTTGGATGTTTGCCACGTGGATggtcattttattattattattttttttctttgtttgagtAATGAATTCATCTCACAACTTTCTATTTGAGTAATATTAGaaagattaaattttttaaactaaataatgtgattgtagatgattgaattattaattaagtatcgattaacgtgcttatttcttattaatgacacatcatttgatttgcaatttgatttaaaatttggtctccctattACTTTTTACATTTACAACCTTGTATTTGTAAGAAAAGGAGGGTAGGGTAGACTTTGGAGTTTAGGGTTGTGAAATATGGGAATTTGGGGGTGATTTGGGACTTATTTTGTGCTAATGAGTGCGATTAAGGTTTCAATTTTTGCTTCAGCATTTAACACATATATTTATGTCAAAAGATGGTGCAGCCTAATTGAGAAGGTAAAAATTTGGGCGGGATACTTGGGTAAGATGGTCAAGGTACCCTCCATTTTCTGTCCACGTCGGCGAGAATGCATGATTTGCACATATCAAAATGCCATTTAACGCTCTTGTTTGGGAGAAGTTATCACATCACTTTTATGGTTCAAGTAAAATTgttcgaaaaagaaaaataaagttttcCAAATTAACAGTCCATCACTTATGCATATAAAgctttaattaatcaaacagaaacaaaatttATCTTGATAATTTGGATAATAATCCAATAACATACCTAATCAGAAGCTAtctattacacacacacacacacactaataGACACAATTACTCGAGGATCAAACCAAATGACCACATAGAAAAGGCACATCAAAATGCTCACTGATGCTCTTCGGATCCCTTGGAGATGGTTGAAGATGGGGTGCTCTTGGTCTGAGAGGAAGCAGTCGATGTGTTATTGCTCCGCGGGCGCGAACTCTGGCTCGAGGATGACTCAGTGAAGAAAACTATCTGCTCCTGGTCGTCTCCAAGCAATTGAAGAGCTCTCGGAATTGGTGGCAAGTTGACATCGGAAACTGCCTCGAGGATTTGCACCACCTGCCCCATTGATGGCCTCTGAGCTTCATCATCTTGGACACACCAACATGAAACTCTACAAACCCTAGTGAGCTCTTCTACGTCGGCATTGCCATCGAGACTCGGATCCAATAGGCTCAACACATCGCTTTCTGGAGTACTAATCTGGCTAGCAGCATAAGCTGGGAAGAATCTAACTTTCCCATCTTCAGATTGCTCCGAATTTCTTCTCCCTGAAACGAATTCAAACAGCATCATTCCGTAGCTGTACACATCCGCTTTCACTGTGATCGGCACGCCTGAAATCCACTCTGGCGCAAGATAGCCTCTTGTCCCTCTCATGGTTGTCAGGACCCTGCTAAACTCTCTTCCAACAAGCTTTGCAAGGCCAAAGTCTGCCACTTTCGGACAAAGTTCAGCGTCTAAGAGGATGTTTTCTGGCTTTATGTCACAATGTATGATGCAATCTCTGCACTTCTCGTGAAGATAAGCCAACCCTCTTGCTGTCCCAAGTGCAATTTGGTACCTTGTTTTCCAATCCAAGAGCCCCGGGCCCTTATCATTGAAAAGGTGAGAGTCCAAAGATCCGTTTGGCATGTAATCATACACCAACATCCTTTTAGAACCTTCGGAGCAGAACCCACGAAGGCGGACAAGATTGACATGCTGGATTGTCCCAATTGTGCTCACTTCTGTTCTGAATTGCTTCTCCCCTTGGCTAACACTTTCAAGCTTCTTCACTGCTATGACAGACGAATCGGGCAATGTCCCTTTGAAAACAGAACCAAAACCTCCTCCCCCCAATTTTTCAGAGAAGTTCTTCGTTGCATCTTGCATATCTCTGTACCCGAATGCCACCAACGAACCCTCTACTGCTTTTCCCAATCCTTTCACTCGCTTTCTCCGTCTCAAGATTGCAAACACAATAAGGCCTAAAAGAACTGCTACACCGGCAGTTGAGCCTGCCACAACACCAACAATCAATCCCTTGTTACTTTTCGAACTCTTAAACTCAGATGCTGCAAGTTTGAGGTATAAAGTTCTTCCCTGGTCGTCACTTGACTTTAGTTgttgcaaatccaaaagctCTCCTTTCCAAAACGAACATCCACTTCTGTTGTAAGCATAAGCAGTGCAAGAGCAGTTTCTAAGGCAGAACGATTCACATTCCGCAAAACTCCCAACCTCCACAGACTGTTCATTTTCAGGCAATGACATGCTAGGAAGTTCAAGAAACTGGTCTGGCTTCCCGTTAGCACTAGTAGCATTTTCACAATAAAGACGAGTTTTTCTCGAACACCCACCAGAGTAGTCCATCAAATCCCAATCTCTCTTCGACTTGGGCTCGAAACCGTTCAAGCAATTACAGGCGAGGTTGCTTTCCTCATTGCAACTTCCGAATGCGCCACACAAATCATAAACTTCGCATTGCTTTCTCGGTTGAGACCAAAACAAATTCCATTGCCTGGAGGTATCCAACCATGTAAGCTGTTGAATCTGCCCCGAAGTATACATCACGAAACGAGATATTCTCTTAGGATCATAAACAGAATAGGTGAAATAACTTTCGGTTTCGTTCGTAAAGTAGCTGAAGTTGTATATATAATTGAGCCTCATTTCCGGAACCAAGCTGAAAATCCTTGATTTTGGATCCCATGATCCACTAGTCCAATACTGTCTAGACCTATTCCACAGTATGAGATACGCATTGCTTCCGTTGGGGTCTAACTCGAGCGAGAAAAGACCCGGTGCAGGATCCTCCGAACTCTTCCATGAAGTAAGAATTTGGGTTTGTTTGGTAACAGTGTTAAACCCAATCCTACCTCCTGGAAGCCATGTGTGAGCTGGATGATCAAAGCTTTGCCATAACGCCTCCGACGTAATATTACCAGACCCCGATCTCAAGACCAGGTTTCCGGTATCCAAAAGACGTGCAGTGGTGGCGGAGGAGGAGGTTAAATTCGTTGACCAAATGGGGGTTTTGGACTCGTTGAAGAGGACTAAATTACCATCTGAAATCCTCAAAACCGAAGAAAATCTGTCGGAAACTGGTTTTTCTCTGTTTGCCACCCAAACTATGGTTCTCTCGGATACCACTTGTTTGGTGTACCACATGCCTATGTAGAAGTTTGAAGAATTACCTGGATTGAAGAAACCGAGCTCGAAAATCCCAGCGGCGGAGACAATGGTTTGGTCGCCGGAGAGAGATTGGTTTGCGGTGATGGAGTCGGCTGCAAGGGAGACATGGGTTTTGAGATAGCAGAAGAAAAGAACTGAAAGCACCAATCTTTGCTTGGTTTTGGCATCCATGGCTGCTCAGAAAAATTTGCAGACAAAGTTGAGAGAGAGATTTCTAAGCCAAATAGCTTTAAATCGTTTCAGTGGCCAAAAGTCATGATCGTGTGGCTAAAAGTCAAAGGTGagtttctttggtttttttttccacaaatcCCACTGAGGATCCATTTGTTTTTCTGCAAGTAAAGTTTTGTCAGATTTGGAGAAGCTAAGGTCAAGCGGTCAAGCAACCAAACAATGGAGGGATTGGACCACATAAACCATGTTACTATGTGAACAGAGTTTGATCATATGTGTAACTTTGTCAGCCGCAATTGACTTGACTAGGTCTATTCCACAGTATGAACAGAGTTTGACTAGGTCTATTtgttttacaaatttttcagaAGATAAAAACTTTATAAGAATATTGAACTATTAATCAACTTATTAAATAATTATCTAGAAGCTACTGTGTGAGAAAAATTATCAAATCAAATATTCGAATGCAAAAATTACTACGGGATGGTTCAATGGTTGTAGCCAAATTTCAGATCCATATTATCTATAGCATATTCTAGGTTCGATTTCTGTTGTTAATGAATTGCACATTAGTGATTAAAAGGAATCTAAAATATCTCTGCGTGTTTTTCTCATTCCTAAATAATGAATTATCCTGATGAAATCATTGGCCGGTcccttttttaataaatattcaaATGCAAAGATTGGTCATAGGTATGTGTCAGACTAGCAAAAATATTAGTGTCAAAAAAATGATGGATTGTTTAGTTGAGAATTTACTCCAATAATGGTCAATTTGTATTACATTTCTTTAATCATATAAATGTTTTGTGAATCACGTTATAAAGAACAAAATTTGTAAAGATGTTAATATTTTGTATGTAAGATAACGATAACACATCAATAAATTTCGCACTTAGCATGTAATATACTActataataaataatttatgattAATATCGTATTATATTCCGTCGTCTAATAAATAACATACGTCGTGGCATAGAAAATAATTAAGGTGGTAATATATAAAATACAAGCACGCTTTACATACGTTTGAACAAATTTTTataccaacaacaacaattcatgGGTCATAACCGTTTCCACCATCTAACCAACATAAGATGAACAATTAAGAAATTGGACTGATCGGTCACGAATAAGGTAAAATTCTCAACTAACCTCCTTCAAATATGAAGAAATGAATAACAGTAATTCGTCAGCTGTTGTCCtcattctgtaaaaaaaaaagagaaatcgaATTGAACCCCACTAATGTTTGTCTGTTATTGTGGTGCGGTGTTGAAAAAGCTACACAAATCACTTTCTTTGATTGATTTTTGTTTCAATGCTAATTTCTGTTGTTGTAACCTTTCTTCCAGGGcaaatatttttacattcaAATTAAAGGTCTCTGTAACTGTGAGGCTGGCGGTTCGGCAGATTCAATCGTCACGGGGTCCACACGGAAGCAATCTCAGCCGTTCAATCCGTTGTCTGTTGTTTGTGTGATAAATGTTCAAACCTACCTCGGTTGGGATGATCATATACTCGAGACGAAAGGTCCAAACATTCAACGAACGGATGATCAGCCTTGCGTATGATTTGGTTGGAAGTTTCCATCTTGACCGCTGGTCTAGTCTTTTTTCTgcgttaggccatctccaaccgaatagTCAAAGGGGTCAGAATGTCGAAAATAAcccgaaaatcgtctccaatTGAGAGTTAAGCTAGAGGACTCGTGGGTTCCACGAAATTTGAAAGGGCTAAAGGGCTGGCCCATTCCATCTAGCCCCAGGTTCGCCAAAATTTTTGCTTAAAACTGTCGGATTTCATGTCGAATATAACTGATAGGAATAAGAGCAATAGTGTTGATTATAACCGACACGAATAGTAGGCCAAAAATTTGAATCCAATGGCTagttaccgttggattcaatttcttttttattttaattttttttgggccaaatttttttttaatgaatttaaattttttttttcctatcaataCCTAAGACATTCCTACACTatttctcacataattttcaccatttttgaatttaagttgttgtagtttttaaatttaaataataaattatgtttgatcctttaaccctcggttggagaccgttttttgtgacagggctaaaacgagccctatgacCTTTgggccct
Protein-coding sequences here:
- the LOC103404764 gene encoding G-type lectin S-receptor-like serine/threonine-protein kinase At2g19130 is translated as MDAKTKQRLVLSVLFFCYLKTHVSLAADSITANQSLSGDQTIVSAAGIFELGFFNPGNSSNFYIGMWYTKQVVSERTIVWVANREKPVSDRFSSVLRISDGNLVLFNESKTPIWSTNLTSSSATTARLLDTGNLVLRSGSGNITSEALWQSFDHPAHTWLPGGRIGFNTVTKQTQILTSWKSSEDPAPGLFSLELDPNGSNAYLILWNRSRQYWTSGSWDPKSRIFSLVPEMRLNYIYNFSYFTNETESYFTYSVYDPKRISRFVMYTSGQIQQLTWLDTSRQWNLFWSQPRKQCEVYDLCGAFGSCNEESNLACNCLNGFEPKSKRDWDLMDYSGGCSRKTRLYCENATSANGKPDQFLELPSMSLPENEQSVEVGSFAECESFCLRNCSCTAYAYNRSGCSFWKGELLDLQQLKSSDDQGRTLYLKLAASEFKSSKSNKGLIVGVVAGSTAGVAVLLGLIVFAILRRRKRVKGLGKAVEGSLVAFGYRDMQDATKNFSEKLGGGGFGSVFKGTLPDSSVIAVKKLESVSQGEKQFRTEVSTIGTIQHVNLVRLRGFCSEGSKRMLVYDYMPNGSLDSHLFNDKGPGLLDWKTRYQIALGTARGLAYLHEKCRDCIIHCDIKPENILLDAELCPKVADFGLAKLVGREFSRVLTTMRGTRGYLAPEWISGVPITVKADVYSYGMMLFEFVSGRRNSEQSEDGKVRFFPAYAASQISTPESDVLSLLDPSLDGNADVEELTRVCRVSCWCVQDDEAQRPSMGQVVQILEAVSDVNLPPIPRALQLLGDDQEQIVFFTESSSSQSSRPRSNNTSTASSQTKSTPSSTISKGSEEHQ